In Mangifera indica cultivar Alphonso chromosome 1, CATAS_Mindica_2.1, whole genome shotgun sequence, a single genomic region encodes these proteins:
- the LOC123213446 gene encoding disease resistance protein RUN1-like codes for MASSSTVSSASSSSSYSTTPKPKYKVFISFRGTDTRSSFTSHLYEELCRENIATFIEDKLIKGDQIPSTLFYAIKQSMILVLIFPEPSTDVRNQTGSFGEERFKDDRERLQRWRIALRAAANTSGFDSNIYRCNASFGLGIAITSSLLVSKAAWRLEDGLEPKNDNRAMYGSSSLG; via the exons ATGGCTTCCTCTTCCACTGtctcttctgcttcttcttcttcttcttattccaCTACTCCTAAACCAAAATACAAAGTCTTCATTAGTTTCCGAGGTACGGACACCCGGAGCAGCTTTACTAGTCATCTGTATGAAGAACTGTGCAGGGAAAATATTGCTACTTTTATTGAAGATAAACTTATCAAAGGAGATCAAATTCCTTCAACTCTTTTCTATGCAATCAAACAATCGATGATCTTGGTTCTCATTTTCCCTGAACC ATCAACAGATGTAAGGAACCAAACTGGCTCTTTTGGTGAAGAACGGTTTAAGGATGATCGAGAAAGGTTGCAGAGATGGAGGATTGCTTTGAGGGCTGCAGCCAACACATCTGGCTTCGATTCAAATATCTATAG gtgtaatgcttcATTTGGCTTAGGAATTGCTATAACTTCATCCTTGTTGGTTTCAAAGGCTGCATGGAGGCTTGaagatggcttggaacccaagaATGATAATAGAGCCATGTATGGATCATCTTCTCTAGgctga